In the [Clostridium] colinum genome, one interval contains:
- a CDS encoding PD-(D/E)XK nuclease family protein: MKLKYIFGKAGSGKLEHCINEILIRQEEKYLPSILLVPEQFTLQAEKKVIDKSKTKVLFNTYVLNFKRLAYRVFSELGLSNKKPLEDIGQAMVLRKILYKLGKDEKLKYFSEKSYSNIGLLEKIGDIIKEFFEFGVDIENLDYIIKNIDIETNENLALKLNDLKEIYTLYKDFIKNEYITDEGILDILAEKIDKSNLITKDTQVFIYGFESLNNQEINIIYKLFEKCEQINIYFTLNTNETYFSNINPFDYYFYIKSTINRINDKVVNKLGVKVEKTIYLNENKRHKDNEELYFLEENFLKYNNKKFENNVENINICCCKNKYTETEKVCSIILDLVKSKGYNFKDIAVVLGDLSYQKNIKMIFNKYKIPYFLDDKKKIINHCLVELIMSALDIIIYNFQYESIFRYLRTGILDILETYDITKEDIDIIENYVIKYGIKGDKWKKEFKYGFYENSIYTYDRINNIRQNILKSLHKLDLKKNKKYTSLQISRTILDFMVDINIEEAIIAIMERDKELFSKGIIKNVGIVDEHMQVFNGICEILQKFVDILGEEKMTIDEYSKILKSAFEKQTISIIPPTQDQVLIGDFNRTKITDNKILIAMGINEGNIPQYKDESPFISDNEKVYLLSKGVEMRATTISSMSTDMLNIYSLILKPKNKLYLTYSLSTLEGATKKPSIIIEKIKGIFPNLKEDIEDNNIDLISCPEVIFDNVFKSFNYTNNLDDNVKDIFTWFLNDNNFLEKIEHIKDGLLKIETNTDDYINKELLDKVYENNTIFSSVSKLEEFKKCPFSYFLKYILNIKERDTNILDYLKLGNIYHIILEEFSNKILKDNVNIESVTEQEVYLLIDTIVDNICKDEDLTSMFEASAKYKYYLSRIKKIVGISANAIINQIKEGLFIPQYFEINFDNINKNSNIYNSIKIGLKNNYEMILKGKIDRVDKLFIEDKEYIKILDYKSSNKKLSVDKVYYGLQLQILMYLDTFIKIEESMLNKDILPAGAFYFQVKEDLLEDNESEEKFKSKFDLKGIVAKDENVIKGFNKNEDSKKIKNVSSSETISMGEFKDLLLLSNIVTKEIGNDIVTGNIKVYPYKYKKDTGCENCNYKEICNFEILNKKEKYNNLKSIKDEELWQKIKEKIEENQN; the protein is encoded by the coding sequence AAGTTATAGATAAATCTAAAACAAAAGTTTTATTTAATACATATGTTTTAAATTTTAAAAGACTTGCTTATCGTGTTTTTTCTGAGCTTGGATTATCAAATAAAAAGCCATTAGAAGATATAGGACAAGCTATGGTTTTAAGAAAAATATTATATAAATTAGGTAAAGATGAAAAACTTAAATATTTTTCTGAAAAATCTTATTCTAACATAGGGTTATTAGAAAAAATAGGCGATATTATAAAAGAATTTTTTGAATTTGGTGTTGATATAGAAAATTTAGATTATATAATAAAAAATATAGATATAGAAACAAATGAAAATTTAGCTTTAAAACTTAATGATTTAAAAGAAATATACACTCTATATAAAGATTTTATAAAAAATGAATATATAACAGATGAAGGAATATTAGATATTTTAGCAGAAAAAATAGATAAATCTAATCTTATAACAAAAGATACTCAAGTTTTTATTTATGGGTTTGAATCTTTAAATAACCAAGAAATAAATATTATATATAAATTGTTTGAAAAGTGTGAACAAATAAATATTTATTTTACATTAAACACAAATGAAACATATTTTAGCAATATAAATCCTTTTGATTATTATTTTTATATTAAAAGCACTATAAATAGAATAAATGATAAAGTAGTAAATAAGTTAGGTGTAAAAGTTGAAAAAACTATATATTTAAACGAAAATAAAAGACACAAAGATAATGAAGAATTATATTTTTTAGAAGAAAACTTTTTGAAATATAATAATAAAAAATTTGAAAATAATGTGGAAAATATAAATATATGTTGTTGTAAAAATAAATATACAGAAACAGAAAAGGTATGTAGTATAATTTTAGATTTAGTAAAAAGTAAAGGATATAACTTTAAAGATATAGCAGTAGTTTTGGGTGATTTATCTTATCAAAAAAATATAAAAATGATTTTTAATAAGTATAAAATACCTTACTTTTTAGATGATAAAAAGAAAATAATAAATCATTGTTTGGTAGAATTAATAATGTCTGCATTAGATATTATTATATATAATTTTCAGTATGAAAGTATATTTAGATATTTAAGAACAGGTATATTAGACATATTAGAAACTTACGATATAACTAAAGAAGATATTGATATAATAGAAAATTACGTAATAAAATATGGTATAAAAGGGGATAAATGGAAAAAAGAATTTAAATACGGATTTTATGAAAATAGCATTTATACCTATGATAGAATAAATAATATTAGACAAAATATTTTAAAAAGCTTACATAAATTAGATTTAAAAAAGAATAAAAAATATACATCATTACAAATAAGCAGAACAATATTAGATTTTATGGTTGATATAAATATAGAAGAAGCTATTATTGCTATAATGGAAAGAGATAAAGAATTATTTAGTAAAGGTATTATAAAAAATGTAGGTATTGTAGATGAGCATATGCAAGTTTTTAATGGTATATGTGAAATATTACAAAAATTTGTTGATATATTAGGCGAAGAAAAAATGACAATAGATGAATATAGCAAAATATTAAAGTCTGCCTTTGAAAAACAAACAATAAGTATAATACCACCAACTCAAGACCAAGTTTTGATAGGGGATTTTAATAGAACAAAAATAACAGATAATAAAATTTTAATAGCTATGGGTATAAATGAAGGAAATATACCCCAATATAAAGATGAATCTCCTTTTATATCCGATAATGAAAAAGTATATCTTTTATCTAAAGGGGTGGAAATGAGAGCTACTACTATATCTAGCATGTCAACAGATATGCTAAATATATATTCTTTAATTCTAAAGCCTAAAAATAAGCTATATTTAACATATTCTCTTAGTACGTTAGAAGGAGCTACTAAAAAGCCTTCTATAATAATTGAAAAAATTAAAGGTATTTTTCCAAATTTAAAAGAAGATATAGAAGATAATAATATTGATTTAATATCTTGTCCAGAGGTAATATTTGATAATGTTTTTAAAAGTTTTAATTATACAAATAATTTAGATGATAATGTAAAAGATATATTTACGTGGTTTTTAAATGATAATAATTTTTTAGAAAAAATAGAACATATAAAAGATGGTTTATTAAAAATAGAAACTAATACAGATGATTATATAAATAAAGAACTTTTAGATAAAGTTTATGAAAATAATACAATTTTTTCTAGTGTATCAAAATTAGAAGAGTTTAAAAAGTGTCCTTTTTCTTATTTTTTAAAGTATATACTTAATATAAAAGAAAGAGATACTAATATTTTAGACTATTTAAAACTTGGTAATATATACCATATTATATTAGAAGAATTTTCTAATAAAATTTTAAAAGATAATGTTAATATTGAAAGTGTTACAGAACAAGAAGTATATCTATTAATTGATACTATTGTAGATAATATTTGTAAAGATGAAGATTTGACAAGTATGTTTGAGGCTTCTGCTAAATATAAATATTATCTTAGTAGAATAAAAAAAATAGTAGGGATATCTGCTAATGCTATTATAAATCAAATAAAAGAAGGATTATTTATACCACAATATTTTGAAATAAATTTTGATAATATAAATAAAAATAGTAATATTTATAATAGTATAAAAATAGGGCTAAAAAATAATTATGAAATGATATTAAAAGGTAAAATAGACCGTGTTGATAAACTTTTTATTGAAGATAAAGAGTATATAAAAATATTAGATTATAAATCTTCAAATAAAAAGCTTAGTGTTGATAAAGTTTATTATGGTTTACAATTACAAATATTAATGTATTTAGATACATTTATAAAAATAGAAGAAAGTATGCTAAATAAAGACATATTACCAGCAGGTGCTTTTTATTTTCAAGTTAAGGAAGATTTATTAGAAGATAATGAAAGTGAAGAAAAGTTTAAAAGCAAATTTGATTTAAAAGGTATTGTTGCTAAAGATGAAAATGTTATAAAAGGATTTAATAAAAATGAAGATAGCAAAAAAATTAAAAATGTATCATCTAGCGAGACTATATCTATGGGAGAATTTAAAGATTTATTGTTATTATCTAATATAGTAACTAAAGAAATTGGTAATGATATAGTAACAGGTAATATAAAGGTATATCCTTATAAATATAAAAAAGATACAGGTTGTGAAAATTGTAATTATAAAGAAATTTGCAATTTTGAAATATTAAATAAAAAGGAAAAATATAATAATTTAAAATCTATTAAAGACGAAGAGTTGTGGCAAAAGATAAAAGAAAAAATAGAAGAAAATCAAAATTAA
- the hemA gene encoding glutamyl-tRNA reductase — protein sequence MNIKMIGIDHTKAPLEYREKVAFSKTRAVDFLEILKKDNNILGGVLISTCNRTEIWISYKNTLKNNIDDILCKFKNIDIYEYKKYFVYREDKEAVEHLFMVTSGLKSKILGEEQIITQVKNAVELSRDINFLDTTLNILFRNAITASKKIKTQVKFRKGSFSIIDSAIKRLENINIDIKNKNCLVIGNGEMGRLASETFIKNGANVTMTLRQHHKGDVIIPVGVEIINFLDRVEALPNFDIVVSTTSTNRYMLPYEEVSKVKLKEKVVFIDLAVPRDIDERIFNIKGTIGFNIDDFEIEESEIQDIDKNVQKAKVILNEYIENFYKWYFNKDLINIVFDISQKVSDDTIFRINKLVDDNTKNIVEKASKKSVEKLIFCLRDNMDTKDFKNIINILEKNYLNEDI from the coding sequence ATGAATATAAAAATGATAGGTATAGACCATACTAAAGCACCACTAGAATATAGAGAAAAAGTAGCTTTTAGTAAAACAAGAGCAGTTGATTTTTTGGAAATATTAAAAAAAGATAATAATATTTTAGGTGGTGTTTTAATATCTACTTGTAATAGGACAGAAATATGGATAAGCTACAAAAATACTTTAAAAAATAATATAGACGATATTTTATGCAAATTTAAGAATATAGACATATATGAGTATAAAAAATATTTTGTTTATAGAGAAGATAAAGAGGCAGTAGAGCATCTTTTTATGGTTACATCAGGGCTTAAATCTAAAATACTAGGGGAAGAACAAATTATTACCCAAGTAAAAAATGCTGTAGAACTATCACGAGATATTAATTTTTTAGATACTACTTTAAATATTTTATTTAGAAATGCTATAACGGCTAGTAAAAAAATTAAAACACAAGTAAAATTTAGAAAAGGTTCATTTTCAATTATAGACAGTGCTATAAAAAGATTAGAAAATATTAATATAGATATAAAAAATAAAAATTGCTTAGTAATAGGTAATGGAGAAATGGGAAGGCTAGCTAGTGAAACATTTATAAAAAATGGAGCTAACGTTACAATGACTCTTAGGCAACATCATAAGGGAGATGTAATTATTCCTGTTGGTGTAGAAATAATAAATTTTTTGGACAGAGTTGAGGCTTTGCCAAATTTTGATATAGTTGTATCAACAACTTCTACTAATCGATATATGTTGCCATATGAAGAAGTATCTAAAGTAAAATTAAAAGAAAAAGTAGTATTTATAGACTTAGCTGTACCTAGAGATATTGATGAAAGAATATTTAATATTAAAGGTACTATTGGATTTAATATAGATGATTTTGAAATAGAAGAAAGTGAAATACAAGATATTGATAAAAATGTACAAAAAGCAAAAGTTATTTTAAATGAATATATAGAAAATTTTTATAAATGGTATTTTAATAAAGATTTGATAAATATTGTTTTTGATATAAGTCAAAAAGTATCAGATGATACAATTTTTCGTATTAATAAATTAGTAGATGATAACACTAAAAATATTGTTGAAAAAGCATCAAAAAAATCGGTAGAGAAATTAATATTTTGCTTAAGAGACAATATGGATACAAAAGATTTTAAAAACATTATAAATATATTAGAAAAAAACTATTTAAACGAGGATATATAA
- a CDS encoding precorrin-2 dehydrogenase/sirohydrochlorin ferrochelatase family protein has translation MDNNFSYFPLFVNLQNKNIVIFGAGKIALRRVMSLINSGCKITIVAPNILEEFYKIDYENLIIIKDSYDIKYIENSFIVLAITNDKSVNNKIYLDCKENNIIVNVASDKDKCDFFFPGVIYKEDYTIGICGNGKNHSLVKNIVSRIKSFLT, from the coding sequence ATGGATAACAATTTTTCATACTTCCCACTTTTTGTTAATTTACAAAATAAAAATATAGTTATATTTGGGGCAGGCAAAATAGCTTTAAGACGTGTTATGTCATTAATAAATTCAGGTTGTAAAATAACTATTGTAGCACCAAATATATTAGAAGAATTTTATAAAATAGATTATGAAAATTTAATTATTATAAAAGATAGTTATGATATAAAATATATAGAAAATTCTTTTATAGTTTTAGCTATTACAAATGATAAAAGTGTAAATAATAAAATATATTTAGACTGTAAAGAAAATAATATAATAGTAAATGTAGCTAGCGATAAAGATAAATGTGATTTTTTCTTTCCAGGGGTTATATATAAAGAAGACTATACTATTGGGATTTGTGGAAATGGTAAAAATCATAGTTTAGTAAAAAATATAGTAAGTAGGATAAAAAGTTTTTTAACTTAA
- the hemC gene encoding hydroxymethylbilane synthase — translation MRQLKEKYENIDIELITMKTTGDIILDKTLDKIGGKGLFIKELDRALISYKTDISVHSLKDMPMDIDENLPIVAYLKREKPTDVLILPKGVDTLDIKKPIGTSSKRRIFQLEKIYKGYSFKPVRGNILTRLEKLDNGEYSALILAYAGIKRLGLEDRICKIFNVDEILPACCQGIIAIQGKKGQDYSYLKVLNDKNTEYEAKCERAFVRELNGGCSLPISAFANIENDKIILKGFYADENNYIKEEITGNVEEYEKIGINLARKFKEIIK, via the coding sequence ATACGACAGTTAAAAGAAAAATATGAAAATATAGATATAGAGCTTATAACTATGAAAACAACAGGGGACATTATTTTAGATAAAACTTTAGATAAAATAGGAGGAAAAGGCTTATTTATAAAAGAATTAGACAGGGCTTTAATTTCATATAAAACAGATATTTCTGTACATAGTTTAAAAGATATGCCTATGGATATAGATGAAAATTTACCTATTGTAGCATATTTAAAAAGAGAAAAACCAACAGATGTTTTAATATTACCTAAAGGTGTTGATACCCTAGATATTAAAAAGCCAATAGGCACAAGTAGTAAAAGACGTATTTTCCAGTTAGAAAAAATATATAAAGGATATAGCTTTAAGCCAGTGCGTGGAAATATTTTAACAAGGCTTGAAAAATTAGACAATGGTGAATATTCGGCACTTATTTTAGCTTATGCAGGTATAAAAAGGTTAGGGCTTGAAGATAGAATATGTAAAATATTTAATGTTGATGAAATATTACCTGCTTGTTGTCAAGGTATAATAGCTATACAAGGTAAAAAAGGACAAGATTATTCATATTTAAAAGTTTTAAATGATAAAAATACAGAATATGAGGCAAAATGTGAACGTGCTTTTGTTAGAGAGTTAAACGGTGGTTGTAGCTTACCTATATCTGCTTTTGCAAATATAGAAAATGATAAAATTATATTAAAAGGGTTTTATGCAGATGAAAATAACTACATAAAAGAAGAAATAACAGGGAATGTAGAAGAATATGAAAAGATAGGTATAAATTTAGCTCGAAAATTTAAGGAGATAATAAAATGA
- the cobA gene encoding uroporphyrinogen-III C-methyltransferase encodes MKKGKVWLVGAGPSDFELLTIKGKKIIEKADVILYDRLVSHSIISLANDNALTIDVGKCSNNHTMPQEEINKLLLKYALEGKQVVRLKGGDPFLFGRGGEELELLVENDIDFEVVNGITSAISVPAYNGIPVTHRDFVSSLHIITGHTKDNSSNIDFKSLVKLNGTLVFLMGVSSLKIICDGLIDAGMDKNMPVCILEKGTTANQRNIKATLSTIYEKSIKEKAKTPAIIIVGKVCSLSEKFDWKNRLPLSKTRVLVTRPKDINFTFCDMLRNNGAEVIDLPTIKTVPIQNKDIEETFNSLDYNYIVFTSPKGVEQFFYNMKLYKKDIRCLFNKKIAVVGKATKKAVEEKGLFIDIMPQNYSGKDLGYELLKYVNDNDKILIARAKEGNVDILNVLNSKNIIVKDLGIYETKYEKAKFVNFEFNYDDIVTFTSASTVIGFVNSVADFNLDYTKIKAICIGKQTEEEAKKYNFKTYVSNQPTLDSLLEKVIELAKKEI; translated from the coding sequence ATGAAAAAAGGAAAAGTTTGGCTTGTAGGAGCTGGTCCTTCAGATTTTGAATTGTTAACAATAAAAGGCAAAAAAATTATAGAAAAAGCAGATGTTATACTTTATGATAGGTTAGTATCTCATAGTATAATAAGCCTTGCTAATGATAATGCGTTAACTATAGATGTAGGAAAATGCTCTAATAATCACACTATGCCACAAGAAGAAATAAATAAGTTATTATTAAAATATGCTTTGGAAGGAAAACAGGTTGTAAGATTAAAAGGTGGAGACCCATTTTTATTTGGCAGAGGAGGAGAAGAGCTAGAGCTTTTGGTAGAAAATGATATAGACTTTGAAGTAGTAAATGGAATAACTTCTGCAATATCCGTGCCAGCTTATAATGGAATACCCGTTACCCATAGAGATTTTGTAAGTTCACTACATATCATAACAGGACATACAAAAGACAATAGCTCTAATATAGATTTTAAATCTCTTGTAAAATTAAATGGAACACTTGTTTTTTTAATGGGGGTATCATCTCTAAAAATAATATGTGATGGACTTATAGATGCTGGTATGGATAAAAATATGCCAGTATGTATTTTAGAAAAAGGAACTACTGCAAACCAAAGAAATATAAAAGCAACTCTTAGTACGATTTATGAAAAATCTATAAAAGAAAAAGCCAAAACACCAGCTATAATAATAGTAGGAAAAGTTTGTAGTCTATCTGAAAAATTTGATTGGAAAAATAGATTACCATTATCAAAAACAAGAGTTTTAGTTACAAGGCCTAAAGATATAAATTTTACATTTTGTGATATGCTTAGAAATAATGGAGCAGAAGTTATAGATTTGCCTACTATAAAAACAGTACCTATACAAAATAAAGATATAGAAGAAACTTTTAATAGCCTAGATTATAATTATATAGTTTTTACAAGTCCTAAAGGTGTGGAGCAATTTTTTTATAATATGAAATTATATAAAAAAGATATAAGGTGTTTGTTTAATAAAAAAATAGCAGTTGTAGGTAAGGCTACAAAAAAAGCAGTAGAAGAAAAAGGCTTATTTATTGATATTATGCCTCAAAATTATTCTGGAAAAGACTTAGGATATGAATTATTAAAATATGTAAATGATAACGATAAAATACTTATAGCTAGAGCAAAAGAAGGTAATGTAGATATTTTAAATGTATTAAATAGCAAAAATATAATAGTAAAAGATTTAGGAATATATGAAACTAAATATGAAAAAGCCAAATTTGTTAACTTTGAATTTAATTATGATGATATAGTAACATTTACTAGTGCATCAACAGTAATAGGATTTGTTAATTCTGTTGCAGATTTTAACTTAGATTATACAAAAATTAAAGCAATATGTATAGGTAAACAGACGGAAGAAGAGGCTAAAAAGTATAACTTTAAAACATATGTGTCTAACCAACCAACGCTTGATAGCTTATTAGAAAAAGTAATAGAATTAGCTAAAAAGGAGATTTAA
- the hemB gene encoding porphobilinogen synthase — MNRARRLRLTENIRDMVCETKINKSSLIYPIFVQEGNNIKEEIKSMPNQYRYSVDKINFEIENLLKLGIKNIILFGIPEKRFLGTEAYKDNGIIQKSLKEIKKNFKDMTCITDVCMCEYTTHGHCGILDKNNIVDNDETIKILGKIATSHVEAGADIVAPSDMMDGRIKEIRRALDEKGFINTPIISYAVKYASAFYGPFREAADSAPSFGDRKTYQMDYRNRKEALKEAFYDIEEGADIIMVKPALSYLDIIRDIKNNINLPVCAYSVSGEYSMIKMAGEKGIIDEEKLIIETTTSMYRAGTDILITYFAKELSKFIDEGRI, encoded by the coding sequence ATGAATAGAGCTAGAAGGCTTAGATTAACAGAAAACATAAGAGATATGGTATGTGAAACTAAAATAAACAAATCTTCTTTAATATATCCTATATTTGTTCAAGAAGGGAATAATATAAAAGAAGAAATAAAATCTATGCCCAACCAATATAGGTATAGTGTAGATAAGATAAATTTTGAAATAGAAAATCTTTTAAAATTAGGTATAAAAAATATTATATTATTTGGCATACCAGAAAAAAGATTTTTAGGAACAGAAGCATATAAAGATAATGGAATTATACAAAAATCTTTAAAAGAAATAAAGAAAAATTTTAAAGATATGACGTGTATAACAGATGTATGTATGTGTGAATATACAACACACGGACATTGCGGTATATTAGATAAAAATAACATTGTAGATAATGATGAAACTATAAAAATATTAGGTAAAATAGCTACAAGTCATGTTGAGGCTGGTGCAGATATAGTTGCACCTTCTGATATGATGGATGGAAGAATAAAAGAAATAAGAAGAGCTTTAGATGAAAAAGGCTTTATAAATACACCTATTATAAGTTATGCAGTAAAATATGCATCTGCTTTTTATGGTCCTTTTAGAGAAGCGGCAGATTCTGCTCCAAGTTTTGGAGATAGAAAAACATATCAAATGGATTATAGAAATAGAAAAGAAGCATTAAAAGAAGCTTTTTATGATATAGAAGAGGGCGCAGATATAATAATGGTTAAACCAGCCCTTAGTTATTTAGATATTATAAGAGATATAAAAAATAATATTAATTTGCCAGTTTGTGCTTATAGTGTTAGTGGGGAATATTCTATGATAAAAATGGCAGGTGAAAAAGGTATAATAGATGAAGAAAAGCTAATTATAGAAACAACAACTAGTATGTATAGAGCCGGTACAGATATTTTAATAACATATTTTGCTAAAGAGCTTTCAAAATTTATAGATGAAGGAAGGATATAG
- the hemL gene encoding glutamate-1-semialdehyde 2,1-aminomutase, with protein sequence MNIFDIANKYIPGGVNSPVRAFKSVGLEPIFIDRADKAYLYDINEKEYIDYVCSWGPLILGHNNDEIRKNVIKACEKGLSYGAATKLEVEIAQFICENIKHIEKIRMVNSGTEAVMSAIRLARGYTGKEKVIKFDGCYHGHSDSMLIQAGSGLMTEGTPDSSGVTKNCAIDTISIPYNNLDILEEVFKKQHNNIACVILEPISANMGVVLPNDKFLKGVRELCDTYKSVLIFDEVITGFRLGFGGATEYFNIIPDLVTYGKIIGAGMPVGAYGGKKEIMDMIAPSGPVYQAGTLSGNPIAMTAGLTQLKILKENKNIYENINSMSKYLFENIKSIIDRNNMDCIVNYVGSLGNIFFTKERVFDYESAKKSDTKKYAKYFKQMIDRGVYIAPSQFEAMFICNEHNKNIIDKTLNIIEDSIKNI encoded by the coding sequence ATGAATATTTTTGATATAGCAAATAAATATATACCAGGAGGTGTAAATAGCCCTGTTAGAGCTTTTAAATCTGTAGGATTAGAGCCAATTTTTATAGATAGGGCAGATAAGGCTTATTTATATGATATAAATGAAAAAGAATATATAGATTATGTTTGTTCGTGGGGGCCGTTAATATTAGGACATAACAATGATGAAATAAGAAAAAATGTTATAAAAGCTTGTGAAAAGGGTCTTAGTTATGGAGCGGCTACAAAACTAGAAGTAGAAATAGCACAATTTATCTGTGAAAATATTAAGCATATAGAAAAAATTAGAATGGTTAATTCGGGAACAGAAGCCGTTATGAGTGCTATAAGGCTCGCTAGAGGATACACTGGAAAAGAAAAAGTAATAAAATTTGATGGTTGTTATCATGGACATAGTGATTCTATGTTAATACAAGCAGGGTCTGGGCTTATGACAGAAGGAACGCCAGATAGTAGTGGTGTTACAAAAAACTGTGCAATAGATACAATAAGTATACCTTATAATAATTTAGATATTTTAGAAGAAGTGTTTAAAAAACAACATAATAATATAGCTTGTGTTATATTAGAGCCAATATCGGCTAATATGGGTGTTGTTTTGCCTAATGATAAGTTTTTAAAAGGTGTAAGAGAATTATGCGATACATATAAAAGTGTTTTAATATTTGATGAAGTTATAACAGGATTTAGGCTTGGTTTTGGTGGAGCAACAGAATATTTTAATATAATACCAGATTTAGTAACATATGGAAAAATAATAGGAGCGGGTATGCCTGTTGGAGCTTATGGTGGTAAAAAAGAAATAATGGATATGATAGCTCCTAGCGGGCCAGTTTATCAAGCAGGAACACTAAGTGGTAATCCTATAGCTATGACGGCTGGTTTAACTCAACTTAAAATATTAAAAGAAAATAAAAATATTTATGAAAATATAAATAGTATGAGTAAATATTTATTTGAAAATATTAAAAGCATTATAGATAGAAATAACATGGATTGTATCGTAAATTATGTAGGGTCTTTGGGCAATATATTTTTTACAAAAGAAAGAGTATTTGATTATGAATCGGCTAAAAAATCAGACACAAAAAAATATGCAAAATATTTTAAACAAATGATTGATAGAGGTGTATATATAGCACCATCTCAGTTTGAAGCTATGTTTATATGTAATGAGCATAATAAAAATATTATAGATAAGACATTAAATATTATAGAAGATAGTATTAAAAACATATAA
- a CDS encoding peptidoglycan-binding domain-containing protein, translating into MKNINITQTLKAKNIDKNIKTLENDNTNIGYLKFGVFDITIAKPLEGVQIVISNDKENLMTVFTDESGQTPTISLETPPIEYSLEPDSPTPYSIYNALISADGYETEKIEGIQIYSNNESIQNIYMKPLNLANKPVETIIIPPPTIYGDYPSKIPEAEEKDLPKESGFVVLDKVVIPEFVVVHDGDPNDNTAPNYWVPYKDYIKNVASSEIFSTWPDAAIRANILAINSFTLNRVYTEWYRSRGKNFTITNSTRFDQFFVYGRNIFEEISIIVDEMFTTYVKRPNQRQPLLTQYCDGKRVSCPNWLSQWGSKYLAEEGYSTIQILRYYYGNDIFLDNAEKVSGVPSSYPGYPLELGYSGEDVRTIQNQLNSISNNYPAINKLRADGIFGDQTRTAVLTFQQIFNMPQSGIVDFSTWYEISKVFVAVERIAEL; encoded by the coding sequence TTGAAAAATATAAACATTACACAAACTTTAAAAGCCAAAAATATAGATAAAAATATTAAAACATTAGAAAATGATAATACAAATATTGGATATTTAAAATTTGGAGTTTTTGACATAACAATAGCAAAACCATTAGAGGGGGTACAAATTGTTATAAGCAATGATAAAGAAAATTTAATGACTGTTTTTACAGATGAATCTGGTCAAACCCCTACTATCTCTTTAGAAACTCCACCAATAGAATATTCCTTAGAACCAGATAGCCCAACTCCATATAGTATATATAATGCTTTAATATCGGCAGATGGGTATGAAACAGAAAAAATTGAAGGTATACAAATATATTCAAATAACGAATCTATACAAAATATATATATGAAACCTTTAAATTTAGCTAATAAACCTGTAGAAACAATTATTATACCACCACCTACTATTTATGGTGACTATCCTTCAAAAATACCTGAAGCAGAAGAGAAAGATTTACCAAAAGAATCTGGCTTTGTTGTTTTAGATAAAGTTGTTATACCAGAATTTGTAGTAGTACACGATGGTGATCCAAATGATAATACTGCCCCTAACTATTGGGTACCTTATAAAGATTATATTAAAAATGTTGCATCAAGTGAAATTTTTTCAACTTGGCCAGATGCTGCTATAAGGGCAAATATTTTAGCTATAAATTCTTTTACATTAAATAGAGTATATACAGAATGGTATAGGTCTAGAGGTAAAAATTTTACAATAACAAACTCTACAAGGTTTGACCAATTTTTTGTATATGGAAGAAATATTTTTGAAGAAATAAGTATAATTGTAGATGAAATGTTTACAACATATGTAAAAAGGCCAAACCAAAGGCAACCACTTTTAACTCAATATTGTGATGGTAAGCGTGTTAGTTGTCCTAATTGGCTTAGTCAATGGGGGTCTAAATATCTCGCTGAGGAAGGTTATAGCACAATACAGATATTAAGATATTATTATGGTAATGATATATTCTTAGATAATGCAGAAAAAGTTAGTGGTGTTCCTTCTTCTTATCCAGGATATCCTTTAGAGCTTGGATATAGTGGTGAAGATGTTAGAACTATACAAAATCAATTAAACTCTATATCAAATAACTACCCTGCTATTAATAAACTTAGAGCAGATGGTATTTTTGGAGACCAAACAAGAACGGCCGTTTTAACTTTCCAACAAATATTTAATATGCCTCAATCTGGTATAGTAGATTTTTCTACTTGGTATGAAATATCAAAAGTTTTTGTAGCTGTAGAACGAATAGCCGAGTTATAA